One Vicia villosa cultivar HV-30 ecotype Madison, WI linkage group LG5, Vvil1.0, whole genome shotgun sequence genomic window, GTTTGGTTTTTATACCAGGAATTGGATGTACTAGAAATCACATGTTGTTGGTACCTTTAGATTCAAGGTTTAGTTTATGTTGTGTGTGCTATGTCTTCCGTCCTTCCCGACAGGAAACATAGAGGATCTTGTAATCATGTTAAGAATCTGAAATgttctaaaagatttcaaattGAACCTGAAACtctcttcattataatttgttacTTTCTTTGTCTTGGTTTGTTTGCATTTCCACGTGCTCTTGCTATTTTTATCTATGCTTCTTTGACATTGTTTCTCATTTTCAATGTCCAGGCATCACATACAAGGGTATCCGTCTATTCGCATCTTTCGGAAAGGAAGTGATGTCAGGTAATAATTTCATTATGATAAGTCATTTTTCATTCGTCCGATATTTGATAAAAAATCCTATTTACATTGACTATTTGAATTAACAATCATTTGTTACTGTTTATATCATGCATGCTTAGTAATTTATTGTATTATACAATTTATACTGCAATAACATCATTGAAGTTATCCTTATGCAAACATCTTAATGAATAAGTACACATCTGCATATCTGTTTTTGGATATTGTCTACGTATTCAGTTATATGATTGTATTACAGTTTTTGAAATGTATAGTGCccaaattttttttcctttcacaAAAATATGGGAGTAGGCCTAAAACTCATATCTAGAATGTGTGTAATGTAGCTGCTGCCAGCAGCGAGCTCCCACCAGAAAAGTTTTCCAGCGAGATTTCATATTGTTCCAGTGCTCTGCATTTATTGCTGCTCATTTCTTTCTTCTGCTCGTGACTTTGGAAAAGGATTGGCTACCTTTGAAGAGCCATACCTTTGATAACtttgtctctatctctctctaacCAATTGTTCTCTCTcacttaaataatttattttattcattcatCTATCATCTTAATACGCTAAAGTTACCAACCATCAGAGGTAGCTAATCTCTTTCCTTGTGACTCTGCTGCAATTGCTGACTCAGCTGCTCTCTGGTTCATTACATTGAAGTCCTAATTATGCACTCCCACATGCTTCTTCTACTAGTTCTGGCAATTTCACTTTCGGCTTCTGCCCTCATCCTTGAGTATGAGCGGGTCCGGTGAGGTTTCCGGCACTGTTTTCACTCGTGCATGTTGCCTTCACAGTCTGGTTCTAGATCCATGCTTAATTTCTCATTTCAGAGTGCAGTGACACATTTTCTTTTGTAAACAGACCTTTTTTGGTGCATTTTCTCTCCTTGTTTGGATGTATTGTGACCTCTTATTAGCTCTTCTCAGCCGGTTGATGTTTCCGTCCAGCTGCATGCATTCACTGTGCATCATGTAGTGCTTCTCTTTCTCGTCTTTGTGTTTCTCTCTGCATCCAAAATCCAAATGTGACTCAACCAGCCCTGTCTTCAttgaaaacaaatttcaaaaaccaCCATAGCCAGCTTCATAGCCGAGGCTACAGCCTTGTTTCTATTTTTTCTATAATAGATCTTCCTATTGTAGCAAGCATAAGCTTAGTAAGCTTTAGCTTGAGGGTGAGTGTTagaatcaaaaaatcaaatctgCACAGTTAATATTATAAGGATTAGAATCATAAATTAGGATTTGAATTAGTAAATCATATCGATTAGTATTTATAGTTTTATTGTATTTATTCTACATGTGATTATAAAATGATGTGGGTATGAAAATTAAAGTATGGATTGAAATATGTGTGAAAGGCAATGACAATTCTTCACTGGGAAATGTAAGTATCACGGAATCATTTTGTGGAAATGGATACAAACAGATAAACCTGAGTTTCGCTTAAACACAGATTTCTTTTTCTGCTACTAATTGAAAAGAAGATAAAGCTGTGTTCCTAGAACCTCTTGTGCAAACCATTTTTGTATTATGGCACTGCAGTATTTCCTGTTGATAAGCTGAATAAAGGGAAATCATATTGATGACTAATGTACTGATAAGTAAAACTAAATTGGTGAAATTATCAGGACTTCACTGCTATGAACTTCTCAATTACCACTTTGAGCTTCTCAATGAATCAACTACTAGTAGACAATGTCTATTCTTTTATAATGATTGGTTCTCTTCTATGTATTTAGAGCTTTTTCAATTCCTATTAAACCATATCTGTTTGATATTTCATGTGAGTTAGTACTTCCTGAATACTGCGCCATGTTGGAGGTGACTGGATTTCTGAATTTTTGCATTTTCTAAATAAAGCTAATTTGTTGAATGCTTTTCCTATTTCAGAAGTGACCATGGACATCATGAACATGAGTCCTATTATGGAGATCGTGATACAGAAAGCCTAGTCAAGGTTTGCAATATTTAGCTTTGAGTTAATATACTTTGAATTAAATTTATCATGTGTTTGGATTCATGTTAGAAAACCAAATCACGGTGGGTAACCACATTCCAATGCAATAAAACGTCAAAATAATGAAGCAACTATATGGGGCTTTTGATTTGTGGTTTTTCAACGCAATTTTGATCAAATTGATGCTCATCCGAACATACACTAACTTTACAGCAGACTGCTTAATGGGATTTCATGTAATTAAACCTCATTTCTCCGTTTGCAGACAATGGAGAGTTTAGTGGCATCTCTTCCAACAGGATCTCAACATCTAGCTTTGGAGGATAAATCCAATGGAACTGAAAATGTAAAAAGACCCGCACCATCAACCGGTGGATGTAGAATTGAGGGATATGTACGTGTGAAAAAGGTAAACTCAGGATTAAAAGTTATCGTTCGACCTTAAGTTATAGAAAAAATCTTTTGTTTCTTAGTTTTCTAATATGACCTTGAATTAAGTGGTCTTACATTTCTCTGGAAAGAACTGATATAGATACtccttgattgattttttttacttTGGCTTCTTATTGAAACTTTAGCTGTtccattaaaaaaatagaaatttcatCGATTAATACAAAAGTCACTTGCTCATGTAAAAAAACCACTGAAAAAGTAAGGAAAGTGACATTTCTAGGTTTTCCCCCCaggatttttaatataatatgttgaaagaaatataaaatgtttAGGACATTGCAGGTTCCAGGAAGCTTGGTTATCTCAGCTAGATCAGATGCACATTCATTTGATGCTTCTCAAATGAACATGTCACATGTCGTAGACCATCTGACTTTTGGAAAAAAAGTGATGCCTAGAGCCTTGAGTGACGTGAAGCATTGGATACCATACATAGGAAGAAACCATGACAGGCTTAATGGACGGTCATTTATCAACACTCGTGATTTCGAAGGAAATGTTACTGTaagtataatattttatatagaaTTTTCTTATAACTCAGTTCAAGCTTTACTATTGGAATTTGTATGGTTGATATAGAATGTTGAATTGCATATTTTGACGGGACAAGGTATGTCGATTAcctaggggtgtgcatggttggttattttcaaaaaccaaaccataaccatttaAATAGTTTGGATTTATgaccataaccacattttaatcaaaactggttataaatttgattatgattatataaccggtttttaaaaaaaagccagttttgaaaaaaaaaaatttattttgagaattaaaatatttggatttggataataaccagattataaccgaatccaaaataatttaaccggttaataaccatttaattatatccggattatTTGAATGGgtaaccaaaccattaataacaaaaacggttaataaccattcaattatatccggatatttaaaagtgatttggatttggttatggatttggacatcacaaccggatattttgcacacccctacgaTTACCATTTGCAAGATTAAGATGCTACCTATAGCATAGATGTCCAGGGCCTGaagttttttcttctcttttttctctccTTTCTTTTATTCTATAATGCCTTACTGTTCTTGTACCACTCAAACCATCATAAATAGGTTGGGCCTTTTCTGTCTTTCTCTTTAAGTTTGTCTAGCCAGAGAACAATATCAACCTGTTTGTTTAAGATTActaaggctttgtttgcgagtttggaggggaagggaggggagggttttggaaaatagaaagaattgagtgaaaagattaaaaagattttgggtaggagggttttggagggtttgattttattcataacaccaaaaaccccatgaaatggaggaactcaaaaattgttttgaaggaaggttttgaagggttttggggggcttacataaattttccaaatatcttttaggttgttatactattctgaaaattaataatttagtaatgataatgactcttttatcattctaaacaaatttattttttcaaaaaatgtaaaatatttttttatatttttttaaatttttgttttcggaagtcttcccctcccctcccctcccctccaaactcgcaaataTAGCCTAAAAGATCACTTTTCTCTTTTAATTATGTTTCTGTGtaaacttattttaaaaataatttttttttgttaaaaaatgatgtTTATGCTGAAAATGATAAGTTATTTTGATTAGCTTTTGAAGACAATCATTTCTAATAGTAGAGAAAGAAATACAAACTctcttttaataattttaaacaaACTCTGAATAGCACACTTTTCTTTAAAATCTCTATAAATTATCTCTAGATTATtcatatcattttttttaattcacaaAAATATAACTAAAACATCAAAAACAAATTTGTAATAATCTTAAAGAACCATCTCATGTGAAAAATCATTTAAGCACAAATTATAATGTGGAATGCTTATTGATTTTAACACTGAATCAGCACAGAAATGACTTATTCTCTGCTTGTTGAAATTTTCCCAAGTCTTCAAATTTCTCAACTGCAAAACTCGCTCTTTGCAAAGCTTAAATATGGGAGATAGTAATCTGGGAGGAACGTTTAAATGTCACATTAGAATTTTAAAAGCTTTGACGTGGACATATCTACTACTCCAGacttaaatttaagaaaaaagtaGTACAAGTATAATGTATTTGATCCAAATGTGAACAGAAACATGTATTCTCTTGCTTACATTAAGTCTAGAGTGAATATTTTCTTGAAGTGTCTCTTCTAATATCACTCTATAAGATGTTGAGTGTTTTTTGTCCTTATTATCTGTATGATCCCCTAATCTCTGTTTGGAGCCCTCACCAAGGAGACAACTTAACTAAAGAAATCAATATATGCAGTGGAGCCGATAAAACTTGGTTCCCCCCTCATCCCGTTACTCATTACCGCCTTAGTCTCCACTGAGATGATATAATACAACTTCTCTTTGATGCAATCTATTATCATTTTGATGATCCCAGTCATCCTTATTCTATCTGTGTGGATGATCCCAGTCATCATTATATTTGAGATTTACTGTGACCACAATGTTATACATTAATCTGAAATCTGAAATCTGTCTGCAGATAGATCATTATATTCAGGTAGTTAAAACAGAGGTAGTAACCAGAAAAGGTTATACATTAATCGAGGAGTACGAGTACACAGCACACAGCAATGTGGCACACAGCATAAACATCCCTGTTGCAAGGTTTCATCTTGAGCTCTCCCCCATGCAGGTAGTTATGGTTCAAGTATATATGGGCACTGCTTTTTTTcgtaaaattatttttgtttacgatgtttgttttgttttcaggtCTTAATAACAGAGAACCAGAAGTCTTTTTCACATTTTATTACAAATATTTGTGCTATTATTGGGGGTGTTTTCACGGTTTGTATTTTCCACTTATTTATTCTAGATACTTCAGTTTTAAGCCGTATTGTTAATTATATTATTGTTGACAAGTCTTTTTTATGATTTCAGGTAGCTGGAATTCTTGACTCGATTCTGCACAACACTATGAGGGCAATGAAAAAAGTTGAGCTTGGCAAGAATTTTTGATAGTTAGGCAAAATTTTTGTATAGCGCAATGcttctaattttgttataactAGCTTCCTTAGCACTTTGTTTTATATAGGTATGTTATAAATCAGACAAAGGTAATGTTCTAGTTGTCACTTCAGTAAAATGATCATATTACAATTTCTAATATAAATGGATAAGGATTTGGTTAAGTTATGGGAGCGGAGTGAGAATTCCTCTCCTGCAATCATGTCCTTTAAAAATGGTTGTTAAAATATAAAGATGATTGTTAAAGTATGAATATTAGACGGATTGGTTTTAATAGCTGTAATTAAAACTGGATGGAAAAACTAGCGGAAGGCACAATGGAGAGAATCCATTTTCTTAGGGTCCGTTTGAGAGGTAGATTTTAGGAGGATTTTGGAGGGTTGACTTGCGACTATGTCTTGAAATGTGTTTGGTAAATTtaaaaagtttgaaaaacaaTATATTACATTAACATATAAAATCATATTGTTTTCAAAGGATTATTGCAAGCCAAAAGTATGGACAACTTTGGGCCATTTACAAAGGATTATTGCAAGCCAAAAGAATGGAAATTATTGACTCAACATGCTACTCAGACTTATCCCTCCATATCAGCATCATTTGGGATTCCCCTTAAATAAGTACCATAAACATGCTTAGTTGattcaaaatatgaaaaatatcctCCTTGAAAATACTATGGTTAAATTTATTCACATCCTCCGTGAAAGCAATCAAAATGCTGATTTCATGGCAAAGTTTGGCACATTGGCTAACATTGACCTCCAGATTCACACCCCACCTCCTTTGAGATTGAGTAACATCTTCAGAGCAATCGCTTTAGAGACTttaattttaagaaactgaaaaaaaaaaaacaatgatacatcttttctgttttattttttctCCGAAAAATGAGTCATGGTTTGAAGAACAATCAAGATAAAGTCAAAAACCAAACAAAAAGGAAAACGTTTTCCATAAAAAAATGAGTTTAGTTCATTTCATTTAAACAATACAACATTTTTTACATTACTGAGAAACCAACAAATAACGAACAATCAAACCTTATCTCACTAACAGAAATTTACTACATGgatcaacaaaaatatataaaattttatacataaccttgcttctatccaaatcaacatctttcttaataatttcttttataatgttcacaaacaaatcaaacaacaatccaatgaaCCAAAGACATAATTCACACTGAACTCAAAAAATGGGAAatcaaacagaaaagaaaataaaaataaataaatcattcaATCAATAGCCAACCACCTAAATATACTTAGATAAAATAAGAACCGAAGCCATGAATGTTCCCACAGAACCAGCAAAACTGAAAAAGACCGAAGAAGCGGCATTACGAAGAGGATGACAATGATCACTAGATGGTGTTTGGTTTGTATCTGGAGATGGAGATTGACCATCCGGCTTAGAAGGCGCTGGTGAAGGAGGCGATGATGATTGTGGTGAAGGTGGAGAAGCATTGCTTGTTTGATTAGTGTTTGATGAACTGCCGCTGTTGCTTTTGCTTCTGTCAGATAGAACAATgatttttactttttcatttttgaCACAGTTGTCTTTGTTTCCACTGATGAAGAAATGAGGGcctgattggttgaatttgaagACTGTGTGACCATCAGAGAATTCTGCATAAGGTGAAGCAGTGTTGCAACTTGCATAGTCTTCACTCTTTACATAAAACACTGAGTCTTTGCCAGTTTGGTAGTTGAACACTGCAGTAAACATGTACAAAAATTGTAATCTTAATCAAAATTTCTAGCAAATATTTCAATAAATAGTGCAACAAAAAAAACATATGTATATATAAGATTAGATTGTCCGCAAATTCTAGTTCAACTTGCAAAAACCGATATTACTCAATTGAACGCCAACACCAGAGTTTGAACTATGAGCTATGAAGCGCCGACACGCCATTCACACAGCGTGTCGGACACGGATACTCGTACGACACGCGTACGACACGTATCTGACATGTTTTTGAAGTGtccaacaaaaaaattaataataattgcaGCGGACACGGATACGACACGTTGTTTCAAATAAATGACACACCTAACTCaaaaaaatttagatttaaaaaaaaaaaagaagcccaACTCATCAAGAGGAAACCAAAATGTGGGATGTCGTTGGAGATGAGTTTGGATCATTAGACGACAGTCGATTTCTTGAAGTTGCTAACTTGTCTTTGGATGAGTCCGGCTTAGAGGCTAGTTTTCTTGATATGGAGTGATTATAATATGATTTGTATCATTTTATTTTGGTGGATTTATGTCTTTTTTTGTTGATTGAAAATACTAAGTTTAAATAAATATAAGTTTTGCCTCTCGTTTTAAACTCTTTGTAAATTGGGCTCATATATtgcattattatattaatatataaaatatatatagccGTATCCGTGTCCTATATTTTCTACATTAGCGGGGTCCTCGTGTCCGTGTCCGTGTCGTGTCCCGTGTCCGAGTCCGGGCTTCATAGACTATGAATCTTACGGTTGTGTGTGTGAGTTTTTGATAGGTATTATCATATCGTCTAcgtatgaaaaataatataggATTAGATTGAAGCAGAAGTCTCACCTAGGGAGTCTCCGACTTGAAAACGGCTCTTTTCAGCCCACTGATTGAAAGGATTGTAATTGGAATCACCTTGAACACTCCAACCCTTTTGGCCACCAACTATGAACTCATAGGAAGCACAATTATGACTCATTAGCATGAGACAAAACCAGGTCAAGGCATGGACCATTTTGTTAGACCTGAAAATGAAGGTAGCCATGGAAAGATGATAACAAATAAATTGAGAAAAATACTGGAAATGTTCAAGGTAGAGGGATGATTAAAATAGAGTCATCATTAGAGTATTTGTAAGGAATTTTTGCAAAATGTGGCAAGGAAGCTGTTACAACTTTTTATTATTCTCCCTTCTGTTGTGGTTTACTATGATTCTTTTGCAAAGTATTTGTGATAAATAAAATTGCCGACTGTACGAAATAAATCTTCAACCAATACAAACTTTTATCCTCAAATTTATGTTTGAGTACATTGATAGTTTTACTAAAAAAATGTTTGTATCTTATTGTGATGCACTACAATCGCATTGTTCATTTCTTTCCAACCCGTGTAAAAGTCACTCTAACTATTTTCCAACCAATTCTTCAATTTACAATgaacaaattaaaatcaatttattgTTGGTTGACAAAATGTCTAATCTGATCGGTCCATGTACAAATTATTTTCTTCACCATCTAGCTTAATAGTGTAGTTTCAacgtatttgaaaaaaaattgaattttcgcGCACACATTTTTCTAAATCTCATGACAAAATCAACACACGACTCATATGTAGGAGGATTATTTATATGTAGGGGTGTTTGCGGTGCGGTTTTGGCGAAAAAAATCacccgaaccgcaagagaaaaatcgtgcggtttggttcggttggcttttaaaaaaaaaccgaactaaaccaaaccaatgcAGTTTGGTTCGACtcgttggttcggttttttacaaatattttattgagtcatacatatacatatagatgacaacataactttatacttagacattcatacactgtcaaataacaacaaaactcttcatattttgacaacaactttccatttaatatgtaaaaattaaattacacaaaagtggaataataaacataaaataatagcataaattaatataaaaattattataatgagacaaaaaatagaagagaggagagattagtg contains:
- the LOC131602410 gene encoding protein disulfide-isomerase 5-4-like isoform X1 — encoded protein: MFSASKIKAVDFYRKIPRDLTEASLSGAGLSIVAALSMMFLFGMELNNYFAVSTTTSVIVDKSSDGDFLRIDFNMSFPALSCEFASVDLNDVLGTNRLNITKTIRKFSIDSNLRPTGSEFHSGTIANAVKHDDEVDEEFVEGALPLTSHSFDKFIQQFPITVVNFYAPWCSWCQRLKPSWEKAAKIMRERYDPEMDGRILLAKVDCTKESDLCRRHHIQGYPSIRIFRKGSDVRSDHGHHEHESYYGDRDTESLVKTMESLVASLPTGSQHLALEDKSNGTENVKRPAPSTGGCRIEGYVRVKKVPGSLVISARSDAHSFDASQMNMSHVVDHLTFGKKVMPRALSDVKHWIPYIGRNHDRLNGRSFINTRDFEGNVTIDHYIQVVKTEVVTRKGYTLIEEYEYTAHSNVAHSINIPVARFHLELSPMQVLITENQKSFSHFITNICAIIGGVFTVAGILDSILHNTMRAMKKVELGKNF
- the LOC131602411 gene encoding early nodulin-like protein 9 — its product is MATFIFRSNKMVHALTWFCLMLMSHNCASYEFIVGGQKGWSVQGDSNYNPFNQWAEKSRFQVGDSLVFNYQTGKDSVFYVKSEDYASCNTASPYAEFSDGHTVFKFNQSGPHFFISGNKDNCVKNEKVKIIVLSDRSKSNSGSSSNTNQTSNASPPSPQSSSPPSPAPSKPDGQSPSPDTNQTPSSDHCHPLRNAASSVFFSFAGSVGTFMASVLILSKYI